One segment of Capnocytophaga sp. oral taxon 878 DNA contains the following:
- a CDS encoding TonB-dependent siderophore receptor: protein MQKSLIITLLTTLFAWQGFSQTDNDDKKVELSEVIVTATRAQKYLKDVPITVQVVTADDIRKSQASDFQSFLETEFAGINFTYDGGMPNINMLGFGGKYVLFLVDGERMAGETFDNIDYNRIDLDNIERIEIIKGATSSLYGSNALGGVINIITKNAKKAFEGSASYLYESSESHKTNIGIGSKQKWGSIRVTSFYNFREPYTLKDSEPLRSYKNGNLVEAEKGELNIAGFTTYGVTPKVSLNISPKTNITITPNYYFSERNQGTEISRKVRDRYYNYTMSAKGETEFSENKKLSLSAAFDRYDKFNYYRLIKEQEKNYENTIWRAAAQYNQQIWEKHSLVGGTEVFSDQLLSFRFNNTGTEAKETAKNYTLFTQQEWAITPSFTLVTGARIDYHSLFKEHLTYRLSGMFKVNKFSFRGGYSSGFRSPTLKELYTNWFHPWGGGFQIMGNKELKPESSDNINLSVDFDSKKLNITAMTQFSSVKDKISYRWTSASDTIRYINFKGHTKIISSEVSATYRPIKALRLKSSYAYYYISNSAEENRPHTFTVKAEYIPKADALYIPNIIFSGKYVSATRINDINTNNDRIYAYYEPYSTWHLQLHSKLPYNFTLTAGINNIFGYVTKTTSFYSSISPGRTFIIGLKYQI, encoded by the coding sequence ATGCAAAAATCACTTATTATCACTTTGCTTACTACTCTTTTTGCTTGGCAAGGCTTTTCCCAAACCGATAATGACGATAAAAAGGTAGAACTATCGGAGGTAATAGTTACAGCTACTCGTGCCCAAAAGTACTTGAAAGATGTACCTATTACTGTTCAGGTTGTTACTGCTGATGATATTCGTAAATCACAAGCAAGTGACTTCCAATCATTTTTAGAAACAGAATTTGCAGGTATTAACTTTACTTACGATGGAGGAATGCCTAACATCAATATGCTGGGGTTTGGTGGTAAATATGTACTCTTTTTGGTAGATGGCGAACGTATGGCTGGTGAAACTTTTGACAATATAGACTATAACCGTATTGACTTAGATAATATTGAACGAATAGAGATTATTAAAGGAGCTACATCATCATTGTATGGCTCTAACGCCTTAGGAGGAGTGATTAATATTATTACTAAGAATGCTAAAAAAGCTTTTGAGGGCAGTGCAAGTTACTTATATGAAAGCTCTGAAAGCCATAAAACAAATATAGGAATAGGTAGCAAGCAAAAGTGGGGTAGTATTCGGGTTACTTCTTTCTATAACTTTCGTGAGCCTTATACTTTAAAAGATAGTGAGCCCTTGCGCTCATATAAAAATGGCAACTTGGTAGAAGCTGAAAAAGGAGAACTTAACATCGCTGGTTTTACTACTTATGGAGTAACACCTAAAGTTAGCTTAAACATTTCACCCAAAACTAATATTACAATTACCCCTAACTATTACTTCAGTGAGCGTAATCAGGGGACTGAAATTTCAAGAAAAGTAAGAGATCGCTACTACAATTACACAATGTCAGCTAAAGGAGAAACAGAGTTTTCTGAGAATAAAAAGCTAAGTTTATCAGCAGCTTTTGACCGATATGACAAATTCAACTATTATAGACTGATAAAAGAGCAAGAGAAGAATTACGAAAACACAATATGGCGTGCTGCTGCCCAATATAACCAACAAATATGGGAGAAGCATTCATTGGTAGGAGGTACTGAAGTTTTTTCTGACCAATTGTTAAGTTTCAGGTTTAACAATACGGGTACTGAAGCTAAAGAAACTGCCAAAAACTACACTCTTTTTACACAACAAGAATGGGCTATAACTCCTTCTTTTACTTTAGTTACTGGAGCACGTATTGATTATCATTCACTTTTTAAAGAACATTTGACTTATCGCCTATCAGGTATGTTTAAAGTAAATAAGTTCAGTTTTAGAGGAGGATATTCTAGTGGATTCAGATCACCTACTCTTAAAGAACTTTATACAAATTGGTTTCACCCTTGGGGTGGAGGATTCCAAATTATGGGGAACAAAGAGTTGAAGCCTGAAAGCAGTGATAACATCAATTTATCGGTAGATTTTGACAGTAAAAAACTTAATATTACAGCTATGACTCAGTTCTCATCGGTAAAAGATAAGATTTCTTATCGATGGACATCGGCTAGTGATACTATTCGTTATATTAATTTTAAAGGACATACTAAGATTATTAGTTCAGAAGTATCAGCTACTTATCGTCCTATTAAAGCATTAAGGCTAAAGAGTAGCTATGCTTATTACTATATCAGTAATAGTGCTGAAGAGAACCGCCCACATACATTTACTGTAAAAGCTGAGTATATTCCTAAGGCAGATGCGTTGTACATTCCTAATATAATATTTAGTGGTAAGTATGTGAGTGCTACTCGCATTAATGATATTAATACAAATAATGATAGAATATACGCTTATTATGAACCTTACAGTACTTGGCACTTGCAGTTACACAGCAAGCTACCGTACAATTTCACTCTTACAGCAGGTATCAATAACATTTTTGGTTATGTAACAAAAACAACAAGTTTTTATTCAAGTATTTCACCAGGGAGAACTTTTATTATAGGATTGAAGTATCAGATATAA
- a CDS encoding HmuY family protein — translation MKIKLLLSVLVIAFTLTSCSKDDETPKLPANVKSVSNLDVNGKWVTFSFENGVATTATPTGDWDIAFNSYWVKLNGGTSGSGQAAALNTHSTDFASINKAPTEGYTKDIVMEVLMGYPNTQTVTTSLSALMTGGFGVTEGTIHIAPENKGADKYPSVYRPTKWVYILKRANGKYVKFQLTDCYNDKAKAIYLTFQYQLSEDGNF, via the coding sequence ATGAAAATTAAGTTATTATTATCAGTTTTAGTTATAGCCTTTACTCTTACCTCTTGCAGCAAAGATGATGAAACTCCTAAATTACCTGCTAATGTTAAGAGTGTTTCCAACTTAGATGTAAATGGAAAGTGGGTTACCTTTTCTTTTGAAAATGGAGTAGCTACTACTGCTACCCCTACTGGTGATTGGGATATTGCTTTCAATAGTTATTGGGTAAAGCTTAATGGAGGCACATCGGGAAGCGGACAAGCAGCTGCTCTAAATACTCACAGTACTGATTTTGCTTCTATCAATAAAGCTCCTACTGAAGGATATACTAAAGATATTGTTATGGAAGTATTAATGGGGTATCCTAATACTCAAACAGTTACTACCTCACTATCAGCCCTTATGACTGGAGGTTTTGGTGTTACTGAGGGTACCATTCATATCGCTCCTGAAAATAAAGGAGCAGATAAATATCCAAGCGTGTATCGTCCTACTAAGTGGGTATATATTCTTAAAAGAGCTAATGGTAAATATGTAAAATTTCAACTTACAGATTGCTATAATGATAAAGCAAAAGCGATATATCTCACTTTTCAGTACCAACTATCAGAAGACGGTAATTTTTAA
- a CDS encoding HmuY family protein yields the protein MRLKFLAPTLLVGMMVLTTSCKKDEEQSPASNVKEVKELNASSQTEWTYFSFSEGKQVAVTNPRTSNNWDIAFNRYNVKTNGGTSGLGGVEVVNTGSKDFDAVTQYPGAGYQKDEEVTTYGRPKEGQSTPTVTTNSVNKAITGTVMNPDPKGFYNYAPPAQGSNAPHINLTKYVYVIKTTKGSYVKIQITEYTNSKGETGYLTFKYDTLTSQAPVEKVSLTFTKAAAEIQLDATADWQYFSLATGSVVSATQSNTTSWDIAFKEYYVKLNGGVNGKGKGEALKTESKDFESVKETITVGFEKDKEVTFKAMGGKETKENVSPVLTGGFGSTTGTININPANMQKWGSVYAPNNWVYIIKTADGKYAKVQVTDFYKEVSGKKTENFPKLKYQLSDTQSK from the coding sequence ATGAGATTAAAATTTTTAGCTCCTACCTTATTAGTAGGGATGATGGTACTTACAACTTCTTGTAAGAAAGATGAGGAACAGTCCCCTGCTTCAAATGTTAAAGAAGTAAAGGAATTGAACGCTTCATCACAAACTGAATGGACATACTTTTCTTTCTCGGAAGGGAAACAAGTAGCTGTTACTAACCCTCGTACGAGTAATAATTGGGACATAGCCTTCAATCGTTATAATGTAAAGACTAATGGAGGAACTTCGGGACTTGGTGGAGTGGAAGTAGTGAACACTGGCAGTAAAGATTTTGATGCTGTTACCCAATATCCGGGTGCTGGTTACCAAAAAGATGAAGAAGTTACAACCTATGGGAGGCCAAAAGAAGGGCAAAGCACCCCTACAGTTACAACTAATTCGGTTAATAAAGCTATTACAGGTACTGTAATGAATCCTGACCCTAAAGGTTTCTACAATTATGCTCCTCCTGCCCAAGGCAGTAATGCTCCTCATATTAATCTTACTAAATATGTGTATGTTATAAAAACAACAAAAGGCAGCTATGTGAAAATTCAAATTACTGAATATACCAATTCTAAAGGAGAAACAGGATATCTTACTTTTAAATATGACACACTTACTTCACAAGCTCCTGTAGAAAAAGTAAGCCTTACCTTCACTAAAGCAGCTGCTGAAATACAATTAGATGCCACTGCCGATTGGCAATACTTTTCATTAGCTACTGGTTCTGTAGTAAGTGCTACCCAAAGCAATACTACTTCTTGGGATATAGCTTTCAAGGAATACTATGTAAAACTTAATGGAGGAGTAAACGGAAAAGGAAAAGGTGAAGCTCTTAAAACTGAATCAAAAGATTTTGAAAGTGTAAAAGAAACTATTACAGTAGGTTTTGAAAAAGATAAAGAAGTAACCTTTAAAGCTATGGGAGGCAAAGAAACTAAAGAAAATGTTTCGCCAGTGCTTACAGGAGGTTTTGGCTCTACTACAGGAACTATAAACATCAACCCTGCTAATATGCAAAAATGGGGTAGTGTTTATGCTCCTAATAACTGGGTATATATTATCAAAACTGCTGATGGTAAATACGCTAAAGTACAAGTAACTGACTTCTACAAAGAAGTTAGTGGTAAAAAAACTGAAAATTTCCCTAAACTGAAATATCAGCTAAGCGATACGCAAAGTAAATAA
- a CDS encoding HmuY family protein — translation MRLKFLVRALVAGMMALTTSCSKDDKKDEAPVKNGKEATVDASSGNEWKYFSFSSGKEVSVASPTTSLDWDIAFNRYYVKLNGGASGSGKAEALKTDKTQWNDVKEAPTTGYTKDEKGTMQLGIPPKPIEGTFCKIISGGMKGENNTGYVTYNPQAMQSGGGSPYEIYKYVYVLKAANGDFVKVQFTDYLNDKNKGGHPKFNYIVSKNGLF, via the coding sequence GTAAGGATGACAAAAAAGATGAAGCTCCAGTAAAAAATGGTAAAGAAGCTACTGTTGATGCTTCTTCAGGAAATGAATGGAAATACTTTTCTTTTTCTTCTGGAAAAGAAGTATCGGTAGCGAGCCCTACTACCAGCTTAGATTGGGATATCGCTTTCAATCGTTACTATGTAAAATTAAATGGTGGTGCATCGGGAAGTGGTAAAGCCGAAGCTTTAAAAACTGATAAAACTCAGTGGAATGATGTAAAAGAAGCACCTACCACAGGCTACACCAAAGATGAAAAAGGTACTATGCAACTTGGTATACCCCCTAAACCTATAGAAGGCACCTTCTGTAAAATAATTTCAGGAGGAATGAAAGGTGAGAATAATACAGGCTATGTTACTTATAACCCCCAAGCAATGCAAAGTGGTGGAGGAAGCCCTTATGAAATTTACAAGTATGTATATGTTTTAAAAGCTGCAAATGGTGATTTTGTAAAAGTTCAATTCACGGACTATTTAAATGATAAAAATAAAGGAGGGCATCCTAAGTTTAACTATATAGTTAGTAAAAATGGTCTGTTCTGA